One segment of Procambarus clarkii isolate CNS0578487 chromosome 1, FALCON_Pclarkii_2.0, whole genome shotgun sequence DNA contains the following:
- the LOC123771507 gene encoding NK-tumor recognition protein-like — MRTWFWNIRAACDRGTACHRGTAYHRGTAYHCGRAYHCGTAYHRGRAYHRGTAYHRGRAYNRGTAYHRSTTYYRSTTYHRGTAYHHGTAYHRGTAYHRGTAYHRGTTYYRRTTYHRGTAYHRGTAYHRGTAYHSSTACHRGTAYHRGTTYHLGTAHHRSTEHTTQQKSYSQHNVT, encoded by the coding sequence ATGCGGACATGGTTCTGGAACATAAGGGCAGCATGCGACCGTGGTACAGCATGCCACCGCGGTACGGCATACCACCGTGGTACAGCATACCACTGTGGTAGAGCATACCACTGTGGCACAGCATACCACCGTGGTAGAGCATACCACCGTGGCACAGCATACCACCGTGGTAGAGCATACAACCGTGGCACAGCATACCACCGTAGCACAACATACTACCGTAGCACAACATACCACCGTGGCACAGCATACCACCATGGTACAGCATACCACCGTGGCACAGCATACCACCGTGGCACAGCATACCACCGTGGCACAACATACTACCGTAGAACAACATATCACCGTGGCACAGCATACCACCGTGGCACAGCATACCACCGTGGCACAGCATACCACAGTAGCACAGCATGCCACCGTGGCACAGCATACCACCGTGGCACAACATACCACCTTGGCACAGCACACCACCGTAGCACAGAACATACGACACAACAAAAGTCATACAGCCAACATAATGTTACATAG